Proteins from a single region of Granulicella tundricola MP5ACTX9:
- a CDS encoding DUF2306 domain-containing protein, producing the protein MQLRTTAIRNRTPSPPPARNWAKFALWAMIGVTTLSVTLYSEVPLLHQAKERAYLGAMPFLIVPHIACGIFALLSGPLQFSTRLRQRHLQFHRLLGRVYVSSVLVAAPLAMVLSNQHHDRRAIHFVVANCCQASTWLIATAAAFLTARNGHIQQHKEWMVRSYAVTLTFVGTRVLQPLPAWNRHSEAGFAMEIIMITFLAILVPDIAFHWRQLTTRRLRSGAAIPSMKDQMRERRGVEKSVSAASGDSANLNM; encoded by the coding sequence TTGGGCGAAGTTTGCGCTTTGGGCGATGATCGGTGTGACGACCCTCTCGGTAACACTCTATAGCGAGGTGCCGCTTCTTCATCAGGCTAAAGAGCGAGCCTATCTGGGTGCGATGCCTTTTCTCATCGTGCCGCACATAGCATGCGGTATTTTCGCCCTTCTAAGCGGACCCCTCCAGTTTTCCACTCGTCTCCGGCAAAGACATTTACAGTTTCACCGACTGCTAGGCCGGGTTTATGTGAGTTCGGTTCTTGTCGCCGCCCCTCTCGCGATGGTTCTCTCAAATCAACATCACGATCGCCGAGCAATCCACTTTGTCGTTGCTAACTGTTGCCAGGCCAGTACTTGGCTCATCGCCACCGCAGCCGCATTCCTTACAGCCCGCAATGGCCATATACAGCAACACAAGGAATGGATGGTGCGCTCCTATGCCGTCACCCTTACATTTGTGGGGACTCGAGTACTGCAGCCACTACCAGCATGGAATCGGCACAGTGAAGCCGGCTTCGCTATGGAAATCATTATGATTACGTTTCTCGCCATTCTCGTTCCGGACATCGCTTTCCATTGGCGACAGCTAACAACACGGCGCTTACGTTCCGGGGCAGCAATTCCTTCTATGAAGGATCAGATGCGCGAAAGACGAGGCGTGGAGAAGAGCGTATCTGCTGCAAGCGGCGATTCGGCGAACCTTAACATGTGA